The following are encoded in a window of Ignavibacteriales bacterium genomic DNA:
- a CDS encoding substrate-binding domain-containing protein: protein MKKRIVLLCCLVFISSGLILAQVNNKKENAKSITIGFIGKSKSNDVFTAAYSGARVAAKELGAKYGVQVIIDWQTPQTENPKEQIQAIERLSQSGAAGIAIAPSDANTITSPINKAVDLGTQVVCFDADAPKSKRFAYYASDNAELGRVIMKELAQEMNEKGVIAILAGNKNAQNLQQRVKAVTEELKKYPSMKLLPNGVFYHDEIPARASEVVARAQKEYPQIGGWAFIGAWPLFMKNGIKWEPGHAKIVAADALPVELEYIRSGHAQVLIAQDCFSWGYKSVELLLDKVLMNKAPAEESISAPLTRVTKENLDEWSLNWRKWLLKEAVNR from the coding sequence ATGAAAAAAAGAATAGTTCTTCTCTGTTGCCTAGTTTTTATAAGTTCTGGTTTGATTCTAGCTCAAGTAAACAACAAAAAAGAGAATGCGAAGAGCATCACAATAGGATTTATAGGAAAAAGCAAGTCGAATGATGTGTTTACAGCCGCATATTCTGGAGCCCGTGTTGCTGCAAAAGAACTTGGAGCTAAATATGGAGTCCAGGTTATTATCGACTGGCAGACACCGCAAACTGAGAACCCAAAGGAACAAATTCAGGCAATTGAACGGCTTAGTCAATCTGGTGCAGCTGGAATTGCCATTGCACCCAGCGATGCGAATACAATAACTTCTCCAATCAACAAAGCGGTAGATCTCGGTACACAGGTAGTTTGCTTTGATGCCGATGCACCAAAGAGCAAACGTTTTGCATATTATGCTTCCGATAATGCTGAACTCGGACGTGTAATCATGAAAGAGCTTGCTCAAGAAATGAATGAAAAGGGTGTCATAGCAATTCTCGCCGGTAATAAGAATGCACAAAACCTTCAGCAACGCGTTAAAGCTGTCACTGAAGAACTTAAAAAATATCCATCTATGAAACTCCTGCCAAATGGAGTCTTTTATCATGATGAAATTCCTGCGAGAGCATCTGAGGTGGTTGCAAGAGCGCAAAAAGAATATCCTCAAATTGGAGGTTGGGCGTTTATCGGTGCTTGGCCGCTCTTTATGAAAAATGGAATAAAATGGGAACCGGGGCATGCCAAGATTGTTGCTGCCGATGCGCTCCCTGTTGAATTAGAATACATCAGGAGCGGACATGCGCAAGTTCTTATTGCACAGGACTGTTTTTCTTGGGGATATAAGTCTGTTGAGCTTTTACTTGACAAGGTGCTAATGAATAAAGCTCCAGCTGAAGAATCCATTTCTGCCCCACTGACACGGGTCACGAAAGAGAATTTAGACGAATGGTCTTTGAATTGGAGGAAATGGTTGCTCAAGGAAGCAGTGAATCGTTGA
- a CDS encoding HAMP domain-containing methyl-accepting chemotaxis protein: protein MMDIFKRSLQTTLIVRFLIPLLAISLFGIIYFAINQQSAGREASDRNARLLSETLSFSVGAGLNDGNFDLVQTSFDWAKGDAAVAFILILDESNKIIIEHNPRKLTYDLPTLIRRETFDDARDVVVAIHPIEYKNRKLGTTIVGVTMAPVLESMNRQILLSAAFNILILILGIWYVIFFARVLVKDIKAVQISIDNADLNTQFNTIREDEMGQLQHAFDRFVGSIRETLIKVSETAASVASASSEISSSTEEMAAGSQEQTTQSEEIARAVEQMAKTIAVNSENAGETAHTAEQAKTAAEQGGKVVTDTVIEMKQIANVVRESAGTIQNLGKSSDEIGEIIGVIEHIADQTNLLALNAAIEAARAGEQGRGFAVVADEVRKLAEQTTKATKQIAGMIQQIQADSHGAVSSMANATKQVDAGIVLADRAGTSLQEIVQTSQKVTQMVTQIAVANEEQSSTSEQISKNMEAIATVTQQTASGTQQIARAAEDLNRLTEALQHLVGQFKLTAQKEHEVFSVSPQKSFELKPRSKYAIEEGSSLPAIHRNWTEK from the coding sequence ATGATGGACATATTTAAAAGATCTTTGCAAACCACATTGATTGTGAGATTTCTCATTCCGTTGTTAGCGATCTCTCTTTTCGGAATCATTTACTTTGCAATCAACCAGCAGTCGGCTGGACGTGAAGCATCTGACCGTAATGCACGGTTGCTTTCAGAAACGCTCTCCTTCTCGGTTGGAGCAGGTTTGAATGACGGCAACTTCGATCTTGTTCAAACATCTTTCGACTGGGCGAAGGGAGATGCTGCTGTCGCCTTTATATTGATCCTTGACGAATCCAATAAAATAATTATTGAACATAATCCAAGAAAGCTAACATATGATTTGCCAACACTCATACGGCGTGAAACATTTGACGATGCAAGAGACGTTGTTGTGGCGATTCATCCAATCGAATATAAGAACAGGAAGTTAGGTACAACGATTGTTGGTGTTACCATGGCACCGGTTTTGGAAAGCATGAATAGACAAATATTATTATCTGCCGCATTCAATATATTAATTCTCATATTAGGAATTTGGTATGTTATTTTCTTTGCCCGTGTATTAGTTAAAGACATCAAAGCCGTGCAGATAAGTATCGACAATGCAGATTTGAATACGCAATTTAACACTATACGGGAAGATGAAATGGGCCAGCTTCAACATGCCTTCGATCGTTTTGTTGGATCTATCCGCGAAACATTAATTAAAGTGTCAGAGACAGCCGCTTCCGTTGCAAGCGCAAGTTCAGAGATAAGCTCAAGCACGGAAGAGATGGCAGCGGGTTCTCAAGAACAGACCACACAATCGGAGGAAATAGCAAGGGCGGTTGAGCAAATGGCAAAAACCATCGCCGTGAATTCAGAGAATGCGGGGGAAACTGCACATACTGCGGAACAGGCCAAAACCGCTGCAGAACAAGGTGGAAAGGTCGTTACAGACACTGTGATCGAAATGAAACAGATCGCGAATGTTGTACGAGAGTCTGCAGGCACAATTCAAAATCTTGGTAAATCAAGTGATGAAATTGGTGAGATCATTGGTGTGATCGAGCATATTGCCGACCAAACAAATCTGTTAGCTCTCAATGCGGCTATCGAAGCGGCGAGGGCTGGTGAACAAGGTCGTGGATTTGCAGTGGTTGCCGATGAAGTGAGAAAATTAGCAGAACAGACCACAAAAGCGACAAAACAAATTGCAGGCATGATTCAGCAAATTCAGGCAGATAGTCATGGTGCCGTCAGCTCAATGGCGAATGCCACAAAGCAGGTAGATGCAGGGATTGTGTTAGCAGATCGGGCAGGAACGTCGCTGCAGGAGATCGTGCAGACCTCACAAAAGGTAACACAAATGGTGACTCAGATTGCGGTTGCAAACGAAGAGCAATCGAGCACCAGCGAACAAATCAGTAAGAACATGGAAGCTATTGCCACGGTTACTCAACAAACAGCTTCAGGCACCCAGCAAATAGCACGCGCAGCCGAAGATCTGAATCGATTGACGGAAGCTCTTCAACACCTCGTCGGTCAGTTCAAGTTAACAGCACAAAAGGAACATGAGGTATTTTCTGTGTCTCCACAGAAATCATTTGAATTGAAGCCACGTTCGAAATACGCTATTGAAGAAGGTTCTTCATTACCGGCTATTCATAGAAATTGGACGGAAAAATAA
- a CDS encoding response regulator — MNDQQVMATAPNASEELRMEANHILKVVDQAIKAGYLDEAKEHLEKAKRIDPTNAYIYAFQERIAFLKEEAAKKKTALSNRGAMEDAARSKLDADRRRAEEERLKREEAQIRQLEEWHQKKLEAEQRHQEDLIRAARGQAPSNATPTSIVPERTSPVSPEQPRKTDDVPQQQPIPQQRSIPRQQPVPQQPSPVPQQKPIQADAQQSTQATKANEAHDMYKRVLLLAWADGAMSPEEESQLRDLRTSLRITTEEHTQLELEAKEESYAHAFTLVWTSGMNAKERSAVINELRQKYHVSPEAHSRVEAKVLIEFGHHQNKPTLYVIDDEENTLGMIVRVLEGGGFAVHAFNTSDEALASLQQDIPDLIVSDINLESSTIGGFSFYEKVRQLPHLSRVPFIFLSGMIDEGMIRYGKGLGADDYLTKPFSGDMLLDTIKGKLKRYKQLKSN; from the coding sequence GTGAATGACCAACAAGTGATGGCTACAGCACCGAATGCGTCCGAAGAACTTCGAATGGAAGCCAACCACATTTTAAAAGTGGTTGACCAAGCCATTAAAGCAGGATATTTAGACGAAGCAAAAGAGCATCTTGAAAAAGCAAAGAGGATTGATCCGACTAATGCATACATTTATGCATTCCAAGAACGGATTGCCTTCCTGAAGGAGGAAGCAGCAAAGAAAAAAACTGCATTATCCAACCGTGGTGCGATGGAAGATGCAGCACGATCAAAACTCGATGCTGATCGTCGGCGCGCAGAGGAAGAGCGGTTAAAAAGGGAAGAAGCGCAGATACGACAACTAGAGGAGTGGCATCAGAAAAAGCTCGAGGCGGAGCAACGACACCAGGAAGATTTGATACGTGCCGCTAGAGGACAAGCACCGTCTAACGCAACCCCCACTTCCATTGTCCCTGAACGTACCTCTCCTGTTTCGCCAGAACAGCCTAGAAAAACTGATGATGTACCCCAGCAACAACCCATACCGCAACAAAGATCCATACCGCGGCAACAACCCGTGCCACAGCAGCCATCGCCTGTACCACAGCAAAAACCTATTCAGGCAGATGCACAACAGAGTACGCAGGCGACAAAAGCGAACGAAGCCCACGATATGTACAAACGAGTGTTGCTGCTTGCTTGGGCAGACGGCGCAATGTCGCCAGAAGAAGAGAGTCAGCTTAGGGATTTACGAACATCACTCCGTATTACGACGGAGGAACACACACAGCTCGAGTTAGAAGCCAAGGAAGAATCCTACGCACATGCATTTACGCTTGTTTGGACTTCTGGGATGAATGCGAAAGAGCGCTCGGCTGTCATTAATGAACTTCGTCAAAAGTATCATGTTTCACCAGAAGCACATTCAAGAGTCGAAGCAAAAGTTCTCATAGAATTTGGTCATCATCAGAATAAGCCAACACTCTATGTTATTGATGACGAGGAGAATACGCTTGGAATGATCGTACGGGTACTTGAAGGAGGAGGTTTTGCTGTCCATGCTTTCAATACGTCTGATGAGGCACTTGCCAGTCTTCAGCAGGATATACCTGATTTGATCGTTTCTGACATCAATCTTGAATCTTCAACAATTGGAGGATTTTCGTTCTATGAAAAAGTCCGACAGTTGCCCCATCTCAGTCGCGTACCATTCATTTTTCTAAGTGGAATGATTGATGAGGGGATGATAAGATACGGCAAGGGTCTTGGAGCCGATGATTATCTAACAAAACCCTTTTCCGGTGACATGCTTCTCGATACAATTAAAGGGAAATTAAAACGTTATAAACAGCTAAAATCCAATTAA